The genomic DNA AACAGGGGAAAAACGAAATAATCGAAAAATATGAAACATTGGGCCTTATGGTTTTGGTATCGATACCTTTTCCCATTTTGGGAATTTGGAGTGCCGGTATTTTAGCGTTTTTATTAGGCGTAAAATTTTGGCACGCGTTTATTTCAATCAGTTTGGGTGTTTTTATATCAGGCTCAATAGCTTTGATATTAATTAAAGCGGGCTGGCTGAACGCGATAGCCGCGGCCTTGATTTTAACCGGAGCAGCTTGTTTTTTAATATCCAAAATAATGTTTAAAAGACAACAGGGAGAACTTTAAATATGGGAAATAAGCAATTAGATCTAAAAGACAAACTTAATGAAGTCACCGGTAAACTTAGCGGTGAAAGTGTCACGTTATCGTTAATCATGGAATTAATCGAACAGGAAGCGCTGCTTGTGTTTTGCATTTTCTTAACAATCCCGTTTATGGTCCCTGTTTCCATACCGGGCGTCAGCACGGTTTTCGGCGCGGTCATTTTTTTAATCGGGTTAAGTATTATGCTTAACTGCCCGCCTTTGTTGCCGAAACGGTTCATGGAAAAGAAATTTCCTGCCGATAAGCTCCGTGCGGC from bacterium includes the following:
- a CDS encoding small multi-drug export protein, whose translation is MIEGISPEIKIFLMSMVPVIEARGAIPVAIQIYGMHWFKAFILSVAGNVIPVAPILLILGYFLKFLTRTAFYNKISTGLAEYKQGKNEIIEKYETLGLMVLVSIPFPILGIWSAGILAFLLGVKFWHAFISISLGVFISGSIALILIKAGWLNAIAAALILTGAACFLISKIMFKRQQGEL